From a single Ignavibacteria bacterium genomic region:
- a CDS encoding sigma-54-dependent Fis family transcriptional regulator, with protein sequence MKKKILVVDDEVELRKLIVKLLTLEGYAVTQADSGEGALDLLQKEEFPVVLTDLKMPGMSGLDLLSRVKTIDSTIEVILLTAYGNIEDGVESIKRGAFDYITKGDEDNKILPVIAKAFEKIELKKKIHHLEQKIGLGHNFDSLTGSSTAIQQIREMAKKVAATDVPVLITGETGTGKEILAQAIHNGSNRSQALLLTINCSAIPKDLIESELFGYKAGAFTGAAKNKKGLFEEAHNGTLFLDEVGELEPLAQAKLLRVIETNSFIKTGDTLPTHVDVRIIAATNRNLEEEIVKGNFRADLYYRLSVFSMIIPPLRERKEDIRELALEITNSLCFKMNRPKAEMEERFLRQLENYSFPGNIRELRNVIERSLILSTDGKLKETHLPFELISAAPPALETENLELVEKEHILNILRKFDNNKTRTAAALGIGVATLYRKLEKYGIETDSD encoded by the coding sequence ATGAAGAAAAAGATACTCGTCGTTGATGATGAAGTCGAACTGAGGAAGTTGATTGTAAAACTTCTGACACTCGAGGGATACGCTGTAACACAGGCAGACAGTGGAGAAGGTGCTTTGGATTTGCTGCAGAAAGAGGAGTTTCCGGTTGTACTCACTGATTTGAAGATGCCGGGTATGTCGGGACTTGATCTCCTGTCACGGGTAAAGACGATCGACAGCACTATCGAAGTGATTTTGCTTACCGCTTATGGTAATATTGAAGACGGTGTGGAATCGATCAAAAGAGGTGCTTTCGATTATATAACCAAGGGTGATGAGGACAACAAAATTCTTCCCGTGATCGCAAAAGCTTTTGAAAAGATCGAATTAAAAAAGAAAATTCATCATCTCGAACAAAAAATCGGTTTGGGGCACAATTTCGATTCGCTTACGGGCAGCAGCACTGCGATTCAACAGATCAGGGAAATGGCAAAAAAAGTGGCTGCTACCGATGTCCCCGTTTTGATCACAGGTGAGACAGGTACGGGGAAGGAGATTCTTGCCCAGGCAATTCATAACGGAAGCAACCGCTCGCAGGCTCTATTGCTAACAATAAACTGTTCCGCCATACCAAAAGACCTGATTGAATCGGAGCTGTTTGGGTATAAGGCAGGTGCTTTTACGGGTGCAGCCAAAAACAAAAAGGGGCTTTTCGAGGAAGCCCATAACGGTACGCTATTTTTGGATGAGGTGGGTGAACTTGAACCGCTTGCCCAGGCTAAACTTCTAAGGGTGATCGAGACAAACTCGTTCATTAAGACAGGCGATACCCTCCCCACGCATGTGGATGTAAGGATAATTGCTGCCACAAACAGAAATCTTGAGGAGGAGATCGTCAAAGGGAATTTCCGTGCCGATCTCTATTACAGACTTAGTGTTTTCAGCATGATAATACCGCCACTTCGGGAGAGAAAGGAAGATATCAGGGAACTTGCTCTCGAGATCACCAACTCTCTATGCTTCAAAATGAACCGCCCAAAAGCTGAAATGGAAGAAAGGTTTCTCCGTCAGCTTGAAAACTATTCATTCCCCGGGAATATCAGGGAGTTAAGAAATGTAATTGAAAGATCGCTCATCCTTTCCACTGACGGGAAATTGAAGGAAACCCACCTCCCGTTCGAGCTTATCTCTGCAGCACCTCCCGCACTGGAGACCGAAAATCTGGAGCTGGTGGAAAAGGAACATATTCTCAACATTCTGCGAAAATTTGACAACAATAAAACACGCACGGCAGCAGCTCTTGGCATCGGTGTGGCCACTCTCTACCGCAAACTGGAAAAATACGGAATAGAAACAGACAGCGACTAA
- the kdpF gene encoding K(+)-transporting ATPase subunit F, with amino-acid sequence MIALLVLSIMLLLYLFYVLINPEEF; translated from the coding sequence ATGATCGCTCTGCTTGTCCTGAGTATTATGCTGTTGCTCTATCTGTTCTATGTCCTGATTAACCCGGAAGAATTTTGA
- the kdpA gene encoding potassium-transporting ATPase subunit A: protein MYTDIITVILIFVCSIAAAYPLGRYISHVFKGEPVFTDFLKPLEERIFHYAGIDALHEMGWVENSMALLRINSFFFIFAFLVLIFQGETGLLNPANIASMDPYLAFHTAVSFVTNTNLQHYSGEVNLSYLSQIVVVCFLQFVSAASGIAVFALLLVGLVKRHSKGMGNFYLFFVRSVTRILLPLSLVMAVLLILAGSPNNYSPPVQHNGLEQDSITVAMGPVATITSIKQIGTNGGGYYGANSAHPFENPNSITNFLENFAILLLPMALVFTFGFYLNRIRMSILFFGVMTLLFIVFATGAIGIESAGNPHVAQTGISQPQGNMEGKETRFGSVLSALWGVSTTSTSNGSVNSMLDSHIPGAGAIYMVDMMINAIYGGVGVGMLNFFLFIIVAAFIAGLMVGRTPEFLGKKIEAKEIKIAALVILLHPILILTGTAISSYVASVNPGTGWISGSSFHGFSQMLYEFTSAAANNGSGFEGLGDNTVFWNLTTAVVMLLGRYIPIIGPLAIAGSLASKNTVPESEGTLDTSGLAFGVILSGVIIVIAALSFFPALTLGPIAEYLSLLRG from the coding sequence GTGTACACCGATATCATAACAGTAATTCTGATTTTTGTCTGTTCAATTGCAGCGGCTTACCCTCTAGGGAGATACATCAGCCATGTATTCAAAGGTGAACCTGTGTTCACCGACTTTCTGAAACCGTTAGAAGAAAGAATCTTTCACTATGCGGGAATTGACGCCCTCCACGAGATGGGGTGGGTGGAAAACTCAATGGCTCTCCTTCGGATAAATTCATTTTTCTTCATCTTTGCTTTCCTCGTGCTGATTTTTCAGGGGGAAACAGGGTTGTTGAATCCTGCGAATATCGCATCGATGGACCCGTACCTTGCCTTCCATACCGCTGTCAGTTTTGTGACAAACACAAATCTCCAGCACTATTCAGGAGAAGTAAATCTGTCGTATCTGTCACAGATAGTCGTGGTATGTTTCCTTCAGTTTGTTTCGGCAGCCTCTGGTATAGCAGTGTTTGCTCTTCTGCTTGTTGGTCTTGTCAAACGGCACTCGAAGGGGATGGGCAATTTTTATCTCTTTTTTGTCAGAAGTGTAACTCGAATTCTCCTTCCACTTTCCCTCGTGATGGCGGTGCTGCTGATTCTTGCCGGTTCCCCGAACAACTATTCACCCCCCGTACAACACAATGGTTTGGAGCAGGACAGTATAACTGTGGCGATGGGACCCGTTGCAACAATCACCTCAATAAAGCAAATCGGAACAAACGGCGGCGGATATTATGGAGCAAATTCTGCTCATCCTTTTGAAAACCCGAACTCAATCACCAACTTCCTTGAGAATTTTGCAATTTTACTCCTTCCGATGGCACTGGTTTTCACATTCGGTTTTTATTTAAATCGGATCAGGATGTCGATACTCTTTTTTGGAGTGATGACTCTCCTTTTTATCGTTTTTGCTACGGGTGCAATCGGGATCGAATCTGCCGGTAACCCTCATGTTGCTCAGACGGGAATCAGTCAACCACAGGGAAACATGGAAGGAAAGGAAACAAGATTTGGGTCTGTTCTCTCCGCTCTCTGGGGAGTCTCAACCACCTCCACTTCCAACGGGTCGGTCAACTCGATGCTCGACAGTCATATACCGGGAGCCGGTGCCATTTATATGGTAGATATGATGATCAATGCGATTTACGGAGGTGTCGGGGTGGGGATGCTCAATTTCTTCCTTTTTATCATAGTCGCCGCTTTTATCGCCGGACTTATGGTCGGGAGGACTCCCGAATTTCTCGGCAAAAAAATTGAAGCCAAAGAGATAAAAATTGCGGCGCTGGTCATACTTTTGCATCCGATTCTGATACTGACCGGAACAGCAATTTCTTCATATGTGGCTTCTGTTAATCCGGGCACTGGCTGGATCAGCGGCTCATCCTTTCACGGATTTTCACAAATGCTCTACGAGTTTACTTCAGCGGCGGCAAACAACGGCTCGGGATTTGAGGGACTTGGTGACAACACCGTTTTCTGGAATCTCACCACAGCGGTTGTTATGCTTTTGGGGAGATACATCCCGATTATCGGTCCGCTTGCCATCGCGGGATCGCTTGCCTCGAAGAATACGGTCCCTGAATCCGAGGGAACACTGGATACATCGGGACTTGCCTTCGGTGTTATTCTTTCAGGAGTGATCATCGTGATTGCCGCACTTTCATTTTTCCCGGCTCTGACACTTGGTCCGATAGCTGAATATTTATCACTTCTCAGAGGGTAA